DNA sequence from the Pseudophryne corroboree isolate aPseCor3 chromosome 6, aPseCor3.hap2, whole genome shotgun sequence genome:
AATAAACACATCGTGTCCAGTTAAGAGTTTGCTGAAGTTGTGGAAGCCAAACATATCAAGTAGAAATATCTGTAAATACCTGTTCAGGAAATACTAGCATAGCCATCATGATaaccacatacagatgtgtcatgCTACAGCCTTGCTACGTGGTGTACGCATGCACCCACGATACATTCGCCTCTATGGGAAAGCCGCGGCTGTGAACAGATCTCAGGCTCCCATGACATagctgtagcaggacacatctgtaactttaCAGCCCCCCACCTCACCCCTCCCCCTCCAATCTCCATATTGGATTAAATCAAACTAGGGAAGTCTGACTTAATGCAAAGTATTGCTGCCTCTTATCATTTTAGACTACAGATAAATGAATGTGATTTTATTGTTTCCCTGCAGGATAAGTGCTGTATAAGACAGCAACAGCTAAATGTTTAACACCGCTGCTGAACTAAGTTCCCTGTTGTGTGACCATTACTAGTTCTAGGTCACCAAAATTTAGCCACCCATAAACAAAAGCTGGAAACCAGGAAAAGATCTATATACGAACATACGTTTATTAAAAATAATGCATCTATATAATCTTCACTTGCTCAAAGTAATATGCAGGTGGTGATAATAGACCAGCATTTGATTTATAGATTACTGTAACAAGCAGCTACATTTGTAAATCAGGCGTGTTGTAGCAGAAGTCAAATGTGACAACTCCAACAACACCTATATGAAACCAGTGTAGCAGATCTACCTAAAAATTACTTCTACATTCTAACACTTCAGGGGTTTGGGGGGAGGTTATTGGGTGGTTTAACCTTGAAACCAAAAAACATTCTAATGTCTTACCCCGCATAACAAAAAGACATGACTTTTATTTCAGCACATTTTATATAACCCTgcaaaaatagttaaaaaaaaaaaaaaaaatttcagcacATTTTATATAACCCTgcaaaaatagttaaaaaaaaaaaaaaaaaaagagcctgGATGGAGGCAATGCAGCACCCAGTTTTTCCAAGCAATCCATTGCTTCAACAGCTTTtttccaaaaacaaaaaaaaccaagcAGACGTTGCTGTACCCAGATCACGCAATGAACAGTCTGCTCCAGATTCTTGCAAGATGTTTCTGTTGTGATAGGATCTTTAAAATCTTCAAGGATGAAGGATTAATTTGGAATTATCCATTAAGGCAAGCCTTCAACTAAATGTCCATCTCTAGTCCAGTAAAATTTCCACAGCATATCAGGAATGTCCTTTATGTCCCTCTAAGAATCATTGCCATTGGTTATTTCATGATTCATTCTCCTGAGGTTGCCTTTGACTTTGAGAAACTCTGGCTTGTTTTCCTGTTCCTCCTCAGTCTTATGTTTTTCCATTTCCATCTGCAAGACATATACAAACAGATTAAGGAAGCAGACTTCTATTAGCATAAACAGCCAGgttatttcattatttttttttcaatatttgtaaataataataacaacaaaaaaagaTACCTCTGACAATATGGAAAACGCACCAGAATTACTTCTTAACGTAGTACAGGATACACATGGAAGAAGCTATCTGTGGCTGTAtgtctaggccagtggttctcaaactgtgtgccgtggcaccctggggtgccgtgattgaaaaatgtttgggaaccactggtctaggcaaTGAACTGCAACCAGACCATAGTAGAAATTGTGATACAATCGTTGAatttgtgaaaaaacaatacttttATGACCAACAGTGAACAGCCAACACTTCAAAATCATTTGTTTTCTAACATCAGTAAACCTTAAATGGCAGCTCTCACCTCTTCTAGCTTCTGATGCCGCTTTTGTAGTTCTATCTCCAAGTCTGTCATTTTCTGCTCAGCTTCTTCTTTTTGTAGTTTGATAACTtggtctctttttctcttttccatAACTTTCTGCAACTCAGGCTTATTTTGGGGTGAGAGGCCTCTAAAAATTCCAAATTATACTCCAAAATTAGAACAAATGTGAAACTGAAAATAAAATGCTATGTATTCTTCAATATTGATTAATTAATTGAATACAACTGTTTCTACAATGTTTTTAATACGGACTGTTAAGTAATCTACTACTGTAGCTACCAATTACAGTATATGGGTCAGATCAAAGAGGTCATCAAAAAGCAACTGTAGATGTCTGTACAGCAGAAAGACTCGATCCATACTGCCTGATTAAATATACAGCATCAGAATAAggggccttggagagtgataacgtcaagagagataaactaccagccaataacCTCCTAACTGCATGTTACAGGcgaggtttgaaaaattacagaagctggttggttggtactttggggcagatttaacaacgagtgatattctttttatcactcgttatgaatgataaatggtgctccagccaatcggctcctaatggTCATGTGTTTGGAAAATGGCAGTTTGGAGCGGATTTGCCTGGGCACCATTTATGATTTGTAACAAgttataacaagaatatcacttgttgtaaAAATCAgcccctttatctttctccactttagcaCTTGCTaaggctcagtacatctgcccATAGAACACTAGACAAATAGTAGTGCGTCTGTACTGCGAGCTTCAGCATAGGTCTTCACATAACCGTGCAGTCTAGGTATGGGAGAGGTAACAGCACAGGTTTTAAGAGGGACTCCCTCTTACTAGCAACAGGAATAGAGCAGAACATATAAAAGTTGGATGAGATAAAGGATAATAAAAGTGAACAGTCCCTTTAAGATAAGAATACCTAGACCCATATTTATCAATgagtcctgtcatttttcaaacccagcctgtgacatggaagttaggagcggattggctggtgcaatttatcactcacagtgaaatttatcactcattgataaataggggcaccaatttaaaatttagcATTGTGGTAGTGTAAATGTGCATCCATGTGCTAGTGAATATGGATTGTAATATCTAGTGGGGTACAGGGCTGCCAAAAGATGAGTCAGTCTTCGGTACTATGGGCGTGGCCATGATCTGTGGGTGCCCTCCAAAAAACTGGGGGCACAGTTAAGCCTCCACGGCCAGCCTGGGCCCTTAGAAAGACCCCCTCTGACGCCCCTATAAAGTGCAGCACAAGATGCAGGCACAATTAAACCTTGCCTCTCAAGTTTTTCATAACATGTTTAAGGTCCCACATGCCATCAAACTTTCAGATGACTACCTTCCTCCATGCAGGGCTTTGGCTAGCCGCCTCCATCCTCCGTGCTGGGGAGCGCTTCTTGCTGTGCTGCGCCTCCCTCAATGTCCTGTTTCCACTTGCTGGTATGCACGCTCCACGAGCAAGCAGCAACAGGACATTGAGGGAGGTGCAGCACAGCAAGAAGCGCTCCCCAGCACGGAGGAGGCTAGCCGAAGCTCTGTATGGAGGAAGGTAGGCAGAGTTAAGGAAAGTTTAGTTCAGTGAGCGGACCTGCTGCAGCTGTGTCTGCTGCTCAGCCTAATTAAACACCCGGCACAGCCTCGGAGACCCCGGATACCTTCAGTGAAATTCCTTTACAAATTCTTTAAGGAGATTAAACATTAATAAAAATGTTTCAacccccactttttttttttatttacaggtaatgcATTCACTACATATTATATAAGCGCTCTGCACtccattttcatttatttattctaTCAGAACAGCTACTTATTAACTATAGCACAGTTCCGCTCATTTTTCTTATCACAGGTATATAGATGTATAGAGGCAACAACAGGCCACTGAGAAGGAcagagggggaaatgtatcaaatcttTGAAATACTGTGTTCAAGCGATTCATGATGAAGTCTATAGCTGTCCAGACAcaggaccaactttcctccaaccaccCAGCTAGTTGGCTGAATGGCatgaatctggtaatgtataggagcaaacaaTCAGCGATTTGGTCCAAAGCCAGAAACAGATGAAAATGGTCATTTTGTCAACTTGATGAAATCTTTTTGATATGAACAACTTATCTGAattacagtttttgtccattttctggtgTTTTGGAGCAAAATGCTAATTGCCATTGTTCACTAATTGGATGGCTGGGTGAAAGTTAGTGTGGTGCATGGACAGCTTAAGACTACATTATAAATCGCTTGTATGCAGTAGTTAGAATGCCTTTTGTTGCATTTATACAATTTCCCTATAAATACTAACAGTCCTTTCAAACAATTCTACTTTAAAAGTGGATGACTAATTTAGTGGTTTGTCATGACCTGGTACAACGTTTAATAATTGCACTATCTTTTTGATTACTTCCGTTTATTTTTTGTtggcactggctacagcacagttgATATGAATACCGAGAGCACAACAAAGCTGCCTTGAGTCCATGTGCAATGGTCGCTTTTATTTTTGCATGGACATATCAAAATGTTGCTAAGAAAACAAAGCAAAACTAAAGTCCTCTGAAAGCGCAAATTGCTTTTTCTCTTGATGTAAAATGGTGCGGTATTCTAAAACATTACCTTTTCTGGTTCATTAACAATTCTCTGTGTAGATCCTGATGGTTTCTGGATGTTTTCACTGGATTTACTAATTTGTTGGGCTTTATAAGATCTGGATTATCAGATTCAATGTAGTCTGGCTCAGCCATGATGCTCTTCACAATCAGATAGGTGTCCCCAAACTCTGAATCAATTGGAGAATTTCCTGAAAACAAAAGGATATAAAGCATGGTcggtaaaaaaaatattacagaaGATTTTTATTGTGCCATTTCTCAAAAAGACCCTTAGATCTCTATTAAACAAGCAAATTTCTGGGTGATTCAAGTATCCCAGCTACGTAGGaggggccattcacatcagtcactgccgcagtggagcttacaatctatattccctaccacatgtatacgcacacacattgacgctagggttaatttttgttgggagccaattaacctaccaatatatattTTGAATTGTGGGAGAAAAGCCACAAAATCACAGGGAAAACCCCCCCacaaaactccacacagttagggccatgataagAATGgaagccatgacctcagtgctgtgaggcagtaatgctattacACCGAGAAACATTTGCAGGAAATATTTCACACTAGGATCATAGATACAGAAGCTCCTGTGTGTACCTATCCTAATACAGTACTTACAATTGGAAATTACACAATAAATATTTACACGATTCTCTCCAACTGACCAAACATACCTAAGATAAATACAGAATTTGTTTCACAT
Encoded proteins:
- the FAM107B gene encoding protein FAM107B isoform X1: MARGALQDLTSCSESSPATAGGVRHITPPAGISRVLLVMMNSSGSGLGRMRDVVRWLVLALIWGLPGTAAQAECEVCKEYLHRLYQSLVERNIDFTPAAIERELINTCRDATGKENRLNGQGDESLAKADGKVWNRCALSGNSPIDSEFGDTYLIVKSIMAEPDYIESDNPDLIKPNKLVNPVKTSRNHQDLHRELLMNQKRGLSPQNKPELQKVMEKRKRDQVIKLQKEEAEQKMTDLEIELQKRHQKLEEMEMEKHKTEEEQENKPEFLKVKGNLRRMNHEITNGNDS
- the FAM107B gene encoding protein FAM107B isoform X2, whose protein sequence is MSSLFWCTHGTGNSPIDSEFGDTYLIVKSIMAEPDYIESDNPDLIKPNKLVNPVKTSRNHQDLHRELLMNQKRGLSPQNKPELQKVMEKRKRDQVIKLQKEEAEQKMTDLEIELQKRHQKLEEMEMEKHKTEEEQENKPEFLKVKGNLRRMNHEITNGNDS
- the FAM107B gene encoding protein FAM107B isoform X3, which encodes MAEPDYIESDNPDLIKPNKLVNPVKTSRNHQDLHRELLMNQKRGLSPQNKPELQKVMEKRKRDQVIKLQKEEAEQKMTDLEIELQKRHQKLEEMEMEKHKTEEEQENKPEFLKVKGNLRRMNHEITNGNDS